The window CGGCTGGTCGTTTACCAGGCGCTGTACGGCGAACGCGGCCTGTGGGTGAGGCCGTGGGCGATGTTTTGCGAGACGGTGACCGTGGGCGGCGAGGAGAAAGCGCGTTTCGCTTATGTCGGGGCCGACGGGGCCTGACGGATTTTCGCCGCTTTGACGGCGGCGACCCGTTTGCGGCGGTCGAGGCCGTGCTCCTTGGTGAGATACCTGGCAAGGCCGTCGATATCGGGGAAGACGCTGTATTCGTTGAGCCCGGCGAGATGGAGGAAGGCGCGCGCCTCGGGAATCGCGGCGGCGGGCAGGGGTATCTGGGTGACGCAGTCGGGGCAGATTTCCTCAAGGGGCTTTTCGATGGCGCCGTGGATGGTGAAGTGGCCCTTCTGGGCGAAGATGCGGGGGTTCTGCATGGTGGGGAAGATGGCGAGCGGGTGCTTAAGCCTTTTGCCCAGGTAGAGCACCTTCTCGTGCTCGTGGTCGTAGTCGACGGCGTCGGACTGCACGAGCAGGCCGTGGCCGGTGGCCTTGTAGTTAAGTTTGTCTGGCTCGAGGACCCAGATGCAAGGCGCGTCGGGCTTGCCGCTCACGGCGAAGTACAGGGCGACGGCGAAGGTGGTCGTCCAGTCGAGGAGGCGCGTGGGGATGCCGGCGTGCCGCATCTCGAAGAGGGTCTCGATCGGCTTGAGCGACTGGGTGTTGACGATGGGCTTGGCGAACGAGAAGAAGTCGAAGAAGACGTTGCACTCGGTGTACCTTTTCCGCCTGACCCGGAAGAGGCTGGGCAGCAGGGTGAAACAAGCGCTGGGGCAGCCGCGGTAGAAGGGGTACGGCACCCCTTTGGTCGCCGTCTGCACGCCCTGGAGGAATTCTTGCCACGCATCGCTCATGTGCTCACTCTCCCCTACCGGTTATTGTTTCCCGATTTCGTCGCAATAACAATATTTCCCTTTATGAGCTCCTCTCCCCTCCCCCATCCGTTATTCTCTGAATTGCCGCGGCCGTTCAGAAGTGCCCAGATGCAAGGCGCACCGGAGGCTGACACCGGAAGCGTACACGCACGTACGCTGAGGATGGCAGCCGAGGAGCAACGCCGCAGATGGGCGCTGCTGGGCGGCCGTAATGTACAAAGAAGCCCCCGCGTAGAGCGGGGGCTTCTGCTATGCTAATGCCTGGTCGAGGTCGGCGATCAGGTCGGCCGGGTCTTCTAGGCCCACCGACAGACGCACCATGTC of the Sporomusaceae bacterium genome contains:
- a CDS encoding FRG domain-containing protein; amino-acid sequence: MSDAWQEFLQGVQTATKGVPYPFYRGCPSACFTLLPSLFRVRRKRYTECNVFFDFFSFAKPIVNTQSLKPIETLFEMRHAGIPTRLLDWTTTFAVALYFAVSGKPDAPCIWVLEPDKLNYKATGHGLLVQSDAVDYDHEHEKVLYLGKRLKHPLAIFPTMQNPRIFAQKGHFTIHGAIEKPLEEICPDCVTQIPLPAAAIPEARAFLHLAGLNEYSVFPDIDGLARYLTKEHGLDRRKRVAAVKAAKIRQAPSAPT
- a CDS encoding DUF1653 domain-containing protein, with protein sequence MGEGDCLVIPGVYRHYKGNMYRVIGEATHSETMERLVVYQALYGERGLWVRPWAMFCETVTVGGEEKARFAYVGADGA